The stretch of DNA GCCCTCTCCTGGGATATGCTCTCGCTAGCCATGGCATCCTCGAATAGAACCTCTAGCGCAGTTGGAGTTGGAGGGACGTCGTCCTTGTCAGTCATCGAGTCGATAATCATCATAACAGTGGTGGGCCTCGGAGCCTACATGCTGGGCTACTTGTCGAGCATAAGGAGCGTTGCGAGAATACTACAGGAGGCTTGAGGCTGCTAGAAGAAGTCTTCGAGCGTCCGCCTAGAACGACCAGGCTCGCCGGCTTCTCGGAGCAGGGATGCTTTCCTTAGATCCTCCCTGATATAATCCCTGAGCCTCGGATTATAGAGTGCAGCGGCGGGATGATAGGTTGCCAGGATCTTCACTTTAACCCCGGCTATAACCGCGTCCTTGACTCTCCCGTGTTCCTTGGATATACCCTTCCATTGCAGGCGGGCCAGATCGTGGAGGGTTTTAGCCGAGATCCTACCCAGTGCGACTATTATCCTTGGCTTGATTAACTGTATTTGCCTAATCAAGTATGGCAGGCATGCCCGGATTTCCTCGGGCCTGGGGTCCCTGTTGCCAGGTGGACGGCATTTTATGACGTTGGTTATGTACACGGACCTCCTAGGCATTCCAACCTCGTTGAGAAGCTCGTCTAGCAGCTTACCCGCCATGCCCACGAAGGGGCGGCCCAGCTCGTCCTCCTTTCTCCCCGGCGCCTCCCCTATGAGCATGACCTCGGCTTCTAGGGGTCCCTCGCCTGGCACGGGGTTTCTCCTTGTGGTGTGTAGCGGGCATTTTGTGCACTCGCTTATTCTTTTCACGAGTTCATTGTACATTTCTTTTACATCCTCCATGTATACCACACTCCCATACGGTCTCGACGGAGAGCATATAGTTTACGGCGAACCCCAGAAGTATACCTAGAAACTGTCCCAGTAGCGGGTTGGCGTTTAAGAGGGTGACGAGTAGCCTCATCACAAGATACGTAGTCACTACAGAGGCCAGCGAGGCTCTATGATAGAGGATTAACCTCTTAACCATGCCTCTGCCCCGGCAATCCCTCCGGAAATAGTGCCGGAATGTGATCAGCTCGTGGAGCACGAAGTTGGATATAATGCTAGCCTCGATCCCCCCTATACTAGCAATATCCACATGGCCCGTGAGGGCGAGTATGACCCACATAACAGCTAGGTTAACGAGGATGCCGCTGGCTCCTACTATGAGGAACTTGGGCATGGGAGAGATCTCCCAGGACTGCGATATAAAATCGGTGACTACAAAGAAGCCAAGCTTGCTCTCGCCGCCATGCCTCCTCTGAAACACGTAGGGTACATCGACGACCTTCAAGCACGGATGCCTAGCCAGTATCTCCAGGAGGATCTTAAACCCCTTAGGCTTCAAGTCTCCTAGCCGCAGAGCGTCTCTCCTAACCGCGAAGAAGCCCGAGAGGGGGTCCGTGGTCCTCTTAGCCTCTCGGACGAGAATCTTCACGCCGATAGTCGCGATCCTGCTCATGAGGAGGCGCAGCCTGCTCCAGCCGGCCACGCCGCCTCCCCTACCATATCTTGAGGCCACTGCTACATCTGCTCCCCTCATAACGGCTTCCACAAGCCTCGGCACGGTCTCGGGGGGGTGCTGTAAATCGGCGTCCATCACTACTAGGATCTCTCCACTGGCGTTCTTGAAGCCTTCGACAACGGCGGAGGAGAGCCCCTTCTCGTTGACTCTAAGTATGCATTTTATCCTAGGGTCTTCCCTAGACTTCCTCCTAACTATGTCGCACGTGCCGTCTGAGGAATTGTCGTCGACGGCTATTATCTCGTAGTCCTCGAAGCCCTCGGCCCGGAGGACGCTGGTGAGACGGTCGAGTAGTAATTCGATGTTGTCGGCCTCGTTGTAAGTTGGTATTATTACGGAGACCCTGGGCTTGTTCAACTCCACCACTCGCTAACCGGTTATACCCCGTACAGCCTCTCCCTAACCTCCTCTGGTAGTTCCTCCTCTTCTACCACCGCATAGGTGAAGGGGGCATCGCGCACCTTAGGCCCCACTACGAGGTACCTCTCTGGGTCGTCCTCTGCCCTATTCTTGAAAACCCTAACCTTGACAAACCACCCATCGCTTCTCTTCACGTAGACGTACTTGCCGTGCTTTCCGCCCATACCTATCCCCAGAGACCCCCGGTAAAGAGACTAGTCTTAAAAGACTAGTGCCGGGGAAACACCCCGGACAGTCCAGGTAATCTTATAACCCCTTCACGAGTCAACTACATCCATGAAACGGGAAGCCGCCGTAGTATAGCCCGGCCCAGTATGCGGGCCTTTCGAGCCCGTGACCCGGGTTCAAATCCCGGCGGCGGCACCAACGCCGCGCGGGACTCCCGTCGCATCCGCAACCACACTCCTAGCCAGTCAAGCCAGGTAGCCGGGGGAACTCAGGGCTATCCGGGAGAACGATTCTCCTGCATGTGGGGCATGTTTGGATCCTGTACCAGAGAAGGGGAATAAGGCGGACAAGTGGGCTGGCCACGCCCAGGGAGTTATGGCTGGCTACTTCTTTTTCTTCGGCCTCAAGTTCTTACTCTTGCAGCGTCTGCACTTCGTCGCTCCAGGCGGGTTTAGCGCCCCGCATTTCCTGCAGACCATTTTGTTGAGTATTCGCTTCTCCACTATCGCTACCAGCTCCGGATCGGTTATCGGCATTGATCCTATCCCCCGTGGGATCGGCTTGTTCCGGTCTGGCCTATTTAATCATATCCGTGCTCCACATGCTTACTTAAGCGCTAAAAAGCTACAGGCTTCGTAAAACGGGTGTGTCGTGGTGCCGGTTGAGATTCCTCTGGATAGGATTTGTGTGAAGAGCGGGATACTATGCCCTAGATGTCAGTCCCTTGTTGATAAGGGCGTGTATAATGACCTCGACGTCAAGGTTATGAGGGCGCTACTAGGCATTGAACGCAAGTTCCGATCCCACAGGATCAAGTACGTGAAGTCGTATCAGATAGACGATATACTATATGTCCTAGTAGAATCGAGTCCAGGGATACCCTCCAGCCTAGGCGCTGACCTTAGAAAGGCTCTTGGATCCGACGAGATCAAGCGGGTAATAGTAATAGAGTACAATGCCGATAAGAGAAAGCTCATAGAGACGCTGATAAGCCCCTATAGAGTGCTTGGAGTACAGGAAGCGTACCTACCCGATGGAAGCAATATGGTCGTGATAGAACTCCCGATCGAGGCCAAGAAGCTTATAGAGTCCATGAAGGGCAAGTATATCGTTAAGCTGGCGGAGAGACTCCTCGGGAAGCAAATCTATATAGAATACGGGGAAAACGCCGGGTCGACTTCTCTCAAGCCAGAGTGGCTGGGCCTGAAGAAGCCCAATGTAAGGGACCTTCTCGACAAGCTGGGCTAGCCGAACCAGGCGTCGAGGCCCACGTGCCGCGTCCTCAGGTTCTCTCTGTACGCTTTCCTAAGCCTTTCATAGGCTTTCTCAACCCTCTCCGGGTTGAAGTCGTGCTCCATGACTAGAATCCTGTATATCGAGTCCTTGTCGGGCTCCCTGAACTCTATCTTATACTCGCTTGTCACGGTCGGGTTCAGGAAGTACTCGTATATCCTCTTTACGTCGTAACCCGGTAGCCTAGCCTGTATAGCCTCCAAGGCCTTATCCACGCTCTTGTATGTTCTAACGTATTGTAGCGCCGTCTTGGGCCCCATCCCAGGCACTCCACCGGGATTATAGTCGGTGCCTAGGATTATCCCTATGAGTATGAGCTGCTCCCTAGTTATCCCTAGTTTATCGAGGAGCACGCCGAGGTCTATAACCTCGGGCTTGACAACCACGTACACGTCCTTACCCGGTAGCTTCCTCCTCCCGGTAATTGTAAGGTTCCTAACCAGCCTGGGCGCTCCGAAGAGGAGCGAATCATAGTCCTGGCTACCAGCTCCCCAGGCATCGCCCCTGGAAGCCATGTATGCGGCTTGTGCTTCGCCTTCCTCCGGCGCCTGTACCCAGGGTATCCCCATCGCGGTTAGGAGCTTCTTCGCATCCTCCACCATATCCCGGGTCAGCCTTGCCGCTTGCATAGCGTACTTCCTGGCTTCCTCCACCATGCCAGCCCTCCTGGCCTCTATGTACTTTTTCTCGGCTTCCGCCTTCCTAGCGAACCTTTTCTCTACCTCTGCTTTCTTCAGCTCAGGTGGTTTCCCGTCGAAAACGTACACGGGCTTGATGCCGGCCTCGGCTAGGTTGATAGTCCTGTAGAAGAGGCCTGAGAGGTGGCTTGTAACTCTGCCCTTTCTATCCATAAGCGGGGTCCCGTCGGGCTGCCTTATAGCGGCTAGGAACTGGTAGAGGGCGTTGTATGCGTCTAGAGCCACTACCTTGCCCTTTAGACCCCGTAGGTCTATCTCCTGGCGCGCCTCCTGGGGTATAAGGTCTTTCAGGTTTACGCCCATAAGGGGCTCACCTCTTGGCGTTTACCTTCACTATCAGCTCCTTCTTGCTGAGCTGGGTTGAGATGTAACCGAGAATTTCTAGCGTCATAAGGATTTTCGCCAGGTCTCTACGCGAGATGTCTTCTCCCCGCCTCTTCAACTCCGCTATAACGTCCGCCTCTGATACCGGGATTTCGCCGTTCTTCGAGAGTGCCAGTAGCGTTTCGTAGACGGTGTTGATTAGTGGTTGAGGACTCCATATGCTCAATACACTTCACCATGTTAAGGGGTTCCCGGGTGGGGCCTAAATAGTATCCCGTGCGCCTAGTATGTTAGCGTTGGAGCCGTGACAGTCTTCTGTGAGACCTTCATCTGCCTCGCCGATTCAAGCCATCTCCTGTAGTATTCTATCATCTGCTCGGTGACGCTGGGTTTGACTTTGAGTAGAGCCTCCTCCAAGTGCCTCATCGCAACGTATTCCGCCGAGAGATTCTCTCTCAGGGCTAGCATTGCTGCTTCTCTTACTAGTGCTGCTAGGTCTGCCCCCGTATAGCCCTCGGTTCTCCTAGCTATCTCCATGAGGTCAACGTCCACTGCCAGGGGCACGTTCCTCGTATGTATCCTGAGTATCTCAAGCCTCCCCTCTACATCCGGCGGTGGCACGTAGATCAGTTTCTCAAGCCTCCCAGGCCTTAGTAGGGCTGGGTCTATGATGTCGGGCCTGTTGGTCGCCGCGATAACCACCACGTCTGAGAGCTCGGAGATACCGTCTATCTCCGTCAACAGCTGGCTGACTATCCGCTCGCCGACCCGTGAGCCTATCTCAACACCCCTAACCGAGGCTATCGCGTCTATTTCGTCGAAGAA from Candidatus Thermodiscus eudorianus encodes:
- a CDS encoding glycosyltransferase family 2 protein — encoded protein: MNKPRVSVIIPTYNEADNIELLLDRLTSVLRAEGFEDYEIIAVDDNSSDGTCDIVRRKSREDPRIKCILRVNEKGLSSAVVEGFKNASGEILVVMDADLQHPPETVPRLVEAVMRGADVAVASRYGRGGGVAGWSRLRLLMSRIATIGVKILVREAKRTTDPLSGFFAVRRDALRLGDLKPKGFKILLEILARHPCLKVVDVPYVFQRRHGGESKLGFFVVTDFISQSWEISPMPKFLIVGASGILVNLAVMWVILALTGHVDIASIGGIEASIISNFVLHELITFRHYFRRDCRGRGMVKRLILYHRASLASVVTTYLVMRLLVTLLNANPLLGQFLGILLGFAVNYMLSVETVWECGIHGGCKRNVQ
- a CDS encoding DUF5622 domain-containing protein, producing MGGKHGKYVYVKRSDGWFVKVRVFKNRAEDDPERYLVVGPKVRDAPFTYAVVEEEELPEEVRERLYGV
- the fen gene encoding flap endonuclease-1; its protein translation is MGVNLKDLIPQEARQEIDLRGLKGKVVALDAYNALYQFLAAIRQPDGTPLMDRKGRVTSHLSGLFYRTINLAEAGIKPVYVFDGKPPELKKAEVEKRFARKAEAEKKYIEARRAGMVEEARKYAMQAARLTRDMVEDAKKLLTAMGIPWVQAPEEGEAQAAYMASRGDAWGAGSQDYDSLLFGAPRLVRNLTITGRRKLPGKDVYVVVKPEVIDLGVLLDKLGITREQLILIGIILGTDYNPGGVPGMGPKTALQYVRTYKSVDKALEAIQARLPGYDVKRIYEYFLNPTVTSEYKIEFREPDKDSIYRILVMEHDFNPERVEKAYERLRKAYRENLRTRHVGLDAWFG
- a CDS encoding 50S ribosomal protein L40e, which codes for MPITDPELVAIVEKRILNKMVCRKCGALNPPGATKCRRCKSKNLRPKKKK
- a CDS encoding uracil-DNA glycosylase, giving the protein MEDVKEMYNELVKRISECTKCPLHTTRRNPVPGEGPLEAEVMLIGEAPGRKEDELGRPFVGMAGKLLDELLNEVGMPRRSVYITNVIKCRPPGNRDPRPEEIRACLPYLIRQIQLIKPRIIVALGRISAKTLHDLARLQWKGISKEHGRVKDAVIAGVKVKILATYHPAAALYNPRLRDYIREDLRKASLLREAGEPGRSRRTLEDFF